In Candidatus Eisenbacteria bacterium, a single genomic region encodes these proteins:
- a CDS encoding amidohydrolase family protein: MGLAIAAPSLAASPGKASRYEFNDAHFHLTNYVQEGIDVRKFLDIMGTRVGRSTLFGIPLQQQWSYRISGDSAPTYYLDTDARLYYYSFTDAAIAMAYRSLSPAQQARLDPMITGFNPTDMYAADHIRRVLLTFPGVFTGIGEFTIHKEFVSSKIAGDVASLTDPALDRILDFASEVGMVVILHNDVDRPFPKKGAPPTFLAQLRQVFAKHPNSLVIWAHTGLGRIIQPVEDHVGMIESLLQDPAYKNLSFDISWDEVAKYAVSSPEATRKTAALFNKYPDRFLFGTDTVAPAGPKPYYAVFEMWKPVFDLVAKESRDKILKGNYERIFDQGRKNVRAWERAQIAALKQRTEQARK; the protein is encoded by the coding sequence GTGGGTCTCGCGATCGCCGCGCCTTCCCTGGCCGCCTCTCCAGGGAAAGCGTCGCGCTATGAGTTCAACGACGCCCATTTCCATCTGACGAACTACGTCCAGGAAGGCATCGACGTTCGCAAGTTCCTGGACATCATGGGCACTCGCGTCGGGCGCTCCACGCTGTTCGGAATTCCGCTCCAGCAGCAGTGGTCGTACCGGATCTCGGGCGACAGCGCGCCAACCTACTACCTGGATACCGATGCGCGGCTCTACTACTACTCGTTCACCGATGCCGCGATCGCGATGGCCTATCGGTCGCTCAGCCCCGCTCAGCAAGCCCGGCTCGACCCGATGATCACGGGCTTCAACCCCACCGACATGTATGCGGCCGACCACATCCGCCGCGTCCTCCTCACGTTTCCCGGCGTCTTCACCGGGATCGGCGAGTTCACCATCCACAAGGAATTCGTCTCCTCGAAGATCGCGGGCGATGTCGCGAGCCTGACCGACCCGGCGCTCGACCGGATCCTGGACTTCGCCTCCGAGGTCGGTATGGTGGTGATCCTTCACAACGACGTGGACCGGCCATTCCCGAAGAAGGGCGCGCCGCCGACTTTCCTCGCCCAGCTCCGGCAGGTATTCGCCAAGCACCCGAACAGCCTGGTCATCTGGGCACACACCGGGCTCGGCCGGATCATCCAGCCGGTCGAGGACCACGTCGGGATGATCGAGAGCCTGCTGCAGGATCCGGCCTACAAGAATCTCTCGTTCGACATCTCCTGGGACGAAGTCGCCAAGTACGCAGTCTCGAGTCCCGAAGCCACGCGCAAGACCGCGGCGCTGTTCAACAAGTACCCGGATCGCTTCCTGTTCGGGACGGACACGGTCGCGCCCGCGGGTCCCAAGCCGTACTACGCCGTGTTCGAGATGTGGAAGCCGGTCTTCGACCTGGTGGCCAAGGAATCCAGGGACAAGATCCTGAAGGGGAACTACGAGCGGATATTCGATCAGGGTCGCAAGAATGTCCGCGCATGGGAACGGGCCCAGATCGCAGCGCTAAAGCAGCGCACCGAGCAGGCCCGCAAGTGA
- a CDS encoding DcaP family trimeric outer membrane transporter has product MKRALQPLLMAALVGGWVLSTHAAAQAQTTFDVYGFVMTDIGFNDIGVDPEWFDVQRPTKLPSFEDEFGDEGSAFFSVRQTRFGVKTTTPTDMGDLKTQFEWELFGTGVDAGQTTLRLRHAYGELGKFGAGQTWSPFMDIDVFPNTVEYWGPNGMVFFRNVQFRWMPIQGETRMTIALERPGASGDQGVYADKIDFAGITPRFPLPDLSAEFRKAFSRGYVELSGIVRKIEWEDLSGGPLDLSGDVTGWGVHVSSNLKIRPEDVLRLSFVYGEGIENYMNDAPVDVGTEPNPGDPITPIVGVALPVTGVVAFLDHNWNSQWATSVGYSMVEIDNSEGQAPDAFKKGQYMLANLMFMPVSSVMMGVEGGWIHRENNSDGFDVDQYHVQASFKYSFATTLGR; this is encoded by the coding sequence ATGAAGAGAGCGTTGCAGCCGTTGCTGATGGCAGCCTTGGTCGGCGGATGGGTCCTTTCGACTCATGCCGCGGCGCAGGCCCAGACGACCTTCGACGTCTATGGCTTCGTCATGACGGACATCGGCTTCAATGACATCGGCGTCGACCCCGAGTGGTTCGACGTCCAGCGGCCTACCAAGCTTCCGTCGTTCGAGGACGAGTTCGGCGACGAGGGCAGCGCGTTCTTCAGCGTCCGGCAGACGCGCTTCGGAGTGAAGACCACGACCCCGACCGATATGGGCGACCTGAAGACCCAATTCGAATGGGAACTCTTCGGGACGGGCGTCGATGCAGGCCAGACCACGCTCCGCCTGCGCCATGCCTACGGCGAGCTCGGGAAGTTCGGAGCAGGGCAGACCTGGAGCCCGTTCATGGACATCGACGTGTTCCCCAACACGGTCGAGTACTGGGGTCCGAACGGCATGGTCTTCTTCCGCAACGTGCAGTTCCGGTGGATGCCGATCCAGGGCGAGACCCGGATGACGATCGCGCTCGAGCGCCCGGGCGCCAGTGGTGATCAGGGCGTCTACGCGGACAAGATCGACTTCGCCGGCATCACCCCTCGCTTCCCGCTCCCTGATCTCTCTGCGGAGTTCCGCAAGGCCTTCAGCAGGGGTTACGTGGAGCTTTCGGGGATCGTTCGCAAGATCGAGTGGGAGGACCTGTCGGGCGGGCCGCTGGACCTGTCCGGCGACGTCACCGGATGGGGTGTTCACGTCAGCTCGAATCTCAAGATCCGGCCGGAAGACGTGCTGCGTCTGTCCTTCGTGTACGGCGAGGGCATCGAGAACTACATGAACGATGCGCCGGTCGATGTCGGCACCGAGCCGAATCCGGGCGACCCCATCACCCCGATCGTGGGCGTGGCGCTTCCGGTGACGGGAGTGGTCGCGTTCCTCGACCACAACTGGAATAGCCAGTGGGCGACTTCGGTCGGCTACTCGATGGTGGAGATCGACAACTCCGAAGGCCAAGCCCCCGACGCGTTCAAGAAGGGGCAGTACATGCTGGCCAATCTGATGTTCATGCCGGTCAGCAGCGTGATGATGGGCGTGGAAGGCGGATGGATCCACCGCGAGAACAACTCGGATGGGTTCGACGTGGACCAGTACCACGTCCAGGCGTCCTTCAAGTACAGCTTCGCCACCACGCTGGGGCGGTAG
- the glsA gene encoding glutaminase A, whose protein sequence is MRRQDGIGTIARPWMRWIALAAMAGTLASVPAFAQKKSSSAYQNALNAAHAKFKNLQEGKNADYIPALAEVDPNIFGIALVTTDGKVYTTGDIASEVSIQSISKVFTMALVMEEQGADAIANNMGVDATGQVFNSIVAVEQYRGSEMNAMVNPGAITATSMVKGSSRDEIWNKILSFYGDFAGRKLAVNQPVFKSEAETNQRNQAISMLMYAYGHIKDNPLQACDIYTEQCAVNVNAKDLAMMAATLANGGKNPVTKKQCMNAGNVPKVLAVMATAGLYDDSGKWLFTTGLPAKSGVGGGILAVSPGKFGVAVISPPLDAAGNSVKAQKAIAEISNAVGGNPYASGAKNLTASK, encoded by the coding sequence ATGAGACGACAAGATGGCATCGGCACGATCGCGCGGCCCTGGATGCGGTGGATCGCTTTGGCGGCGATGGCTGGCACGCTGGCGAGCGTGCCGGCCTTCGCGCAGAAGAAGTCCTCGTCGGCGTATCAGAACGCGCTCAACGCAGCCCACGCCAAGTTCAAGAACCTGCAGGAAGGCAAGAACGCGGACTACATCCCCGCCCTCGCGGAGGTCGATCCGAACATCTTCGGGATCGCCTTGGTGACCACGGACGGGAAGGTCTACACCACCGGCGACATCGCTTCGGAGGTTTCGATCCAGTCGATCTCCAAAGTCTTCACGATGGCGCTGGTGATGGAGGAACAAGGCGCCGACGCGATCGCCAACAACATGGGGGTCGACGCCACCGGGCAGGTTTTCAATTCGATCGTGGCGGTGGAGCAGTACAGGGGCTCCGAGATGAACGCCATGGTGAACCCCGGTGCGATCACCGCGACCAGCATGGTGAAGGGATCCTCGCGCGACGAGATCTGGAACAAGATCCTCAGCTTCTATGGCGACTTCGCCGGCCGGAAGCTGGCGGTGAACCAGCCGGTATTCAAGTCCGAGGCCGAGACCAACCAGCGCAACCAGGCGATTTCGATGCTCATGTACGCCTATGGGCACATCAAGGACAACCCGCTCCAGGCCTGTGACATCTACACCGAACAGTGCGCGGTCAACGTCAACGCCAAGGACCTGGCGATGATGGCGGCGACGCTGGCCAATGGCGGCAAGAATCCGGTGACCAAGAAGCAGTGCATGAACGCGGGGAACGTCCCCAAGGTGCTGGCGGTCATGGCGACGGCGGGTCTCTACGACGATTCCGGCAAGTGGCTCTTCACCACCGGGCTGCCGGCCAAGAGCGGCGTGGGCGGCGGGATTCTGGCGGTGTCGCCGGGCAAGTTCGGCGTGGCCGTGATCTCTCCCCCGCTGGATGCGGCGGGCAACAGCGTCAAGGCGCAGAAGGCGATCGCGGAGATCTCGAACGCCGTGGGCGGCAATCCGTACGCATCCGGAGCGAAGAACCTGACGGCGTCCAAGTAG
- a CDS encoding DcaP family trimeric outer membrane transporter, which translates to MRIRTVLLLVACVAAAISAPSSVGAQSTRKAAKAPTLSSQLAEQRKRIDQQQALIEQQRALIEALTFAGDSLETTIAAQTARLMAMDSVLATMRTRLEIIESQSSFPAWEDTLEARIRKVEEATQKSPELPPDVVSAGDFPGSIRIPGTDAAIKFGARIRTAVVLTLDPLGTDDRFLTASIPVGVPDSAGDARRTNISARASRLNIEFRTPAGVQEVRAFFEGDFAEQETNAFRLRHAYAQYRGFIVGQTWSTFSDPWINLEDLDFEGVSSENVVRQPQLRYWWTKGRNRFAVAVETPLVSITGGEGVNLFPDVIVREFIGFEDGGHLQLAGVARQVRGESTPGDVRSDWGVGGSLSGVFNVPVKGLTDRIMFQVNGGSGIARYINDLNSLGGLDAVFDPATGDLKAISALGWFVGYEHHWKEWQKANSMNLRSTVLWSLVQVDNYDFQPPDSYEKTNRLALNLVYSPSGRVDVGLEYIYGTRRNKDDQANHANQFQLVGLFRF; encoded by the coding sequence GTGAGGATCAGGACTGTCCTGTTGCTGGTCGCATGCGTGGCCGCCGCGATATCCGCGCCTTCTTCCGTGGGTGCCCAGAGCACGAGGAAGGCGGCCAAGGCGCCCACTCTCTCCTCCCAGCTGGCGGAGCAGAGAAAGCGCATCGACCAGCAGCAGGCATTGATCGAGCAGCAGCGGGCGCTGATCGAGGCCCTCACGTTCGCGGGCGACAGCCTCGAGACCACGATCGCGGCACAGACGGCGCGCCTCATGGCGATGGACTCGGTGCTGGCGACGATGCGAACTCGACTCGAGATCATCGAGAGTCAGTCGAGCTTCCCTGCCTGGGAGGACACGCTCGAGGCGCGCATCCGAAAAGTCGAGGAGGCGACCCAGAAATCTCCCGAGCTTCCTCCCGACGTCGTTTCGGCCGGAGACTTCCCCGGGTCGATCCGCATCCCGGGGACGGATGCCGCCATCAAGTTCGGCGCCCGGATCCGAACCGCGGTGGTGCTCACCCTGGATCCGCTCGGGACCGACGACCGCTTCCTCACGGCATCGATCCCCGTCGGTGTCCCGGACAGCGCGGGGGATGCCAGGCGGACCAACATCTCGGCACGAGCCAGCCGTCTGAACATCGAGTTCCGGACTCCGGCCGGCGTGCAGGAAGTGCGGGCGTTCTTCGAAGGCGACTTCGCGGAGCAAGAGACCAACGCGTTCCGTCTGCGACACGCTTATGCACAGTACCGTGGGTTCATCGTGGGGCAGACCTGGTCCACCTTCTCCGACCCCTGGATCAACCTCGAGGACCTGGACTTCGAAGGCGTCAGCTCCGAGAACGTGGTCCGCCAGCCGCAGCTCCGCTACTGGTGGACCAAGGGCAGGAACCGCTTTGCGGTCGCGGTCGAGACGCCGTTGGTCTCGATCACGGGTGGCGAGGGCGTGAACCTCTTCCCCGACGTCATCGTTCGGGAGTTCATCGGGTTCGAGGACGGCGGCCACCTGCAGCTTGCGGGGGTTGCGCGTCAGGTCCGTGGCGAGAGCACGCCCGGTGACGTCCGCTCGGATTGGGGCGTGGGCGGCAGCCTGAGCGGCGTGTTCAACGTTCCGGTCAAGGGGCTCACCGACCGCATCATGTTCCAGGTCAACGGCGGATCGGGTATCGCCCGGTACATCAACGACCTGAACTCGCTGGGTGGCCTGGACGCGGTCTTCGACCCTGCGACCGGAGATCTCAAAGCGATCAGCGCGCTCGGCTGGTTCGTGGGTTACGAGCATCACTGGAAGGAATGGCAGAAGGCCAACAGCATGAACCTGCGGTCGACCGTGCTCTGGAGTCTGGTGCAGGTCGACAACTACGATTTCCAGCCTCCCGACTCCTACGAGAAGACCAACCGCCTCGCCCTGAACCTGGTCTACTCGCCCTCCGGACGCGTCGACGTCGGCCTCGAATACATCTACGGCACCCGCCGGAACAAGGACGACCAGGCGAACCACGCGAACCAGTTCCAGCTCGTCGGGCTGTTCCGCTTCTGA
- a CDS encoding transglycosylase domain-containing protein, whose protein sequence is MPSRHLLDWYQEHPVVRVATSRRAWLSLAGASFFGVLLWAEISTSALQAELLATLNSNLSYRIGPAASADDVVQFPSHGPLDERLGYTRIPKFRNTLERVGFHVIERARASSALVALTRMGIAPPYAEPDTAGFVIEGVGRQPLFAATPAPPRFESYAEIPPLVVHALSFIEDRRIDDLSVPRRNPAVDWARLGKAMLVQGGRSLGLQLRNEGGSTLAVQLEKYRHSQEGLTSSSVDKLQQIVAASLRAYQDGTDTREARRRIVVEYLNTMPLAAAPGVGEIHGLKDGLRVWFNADPEAVFEELNKETPPASSGKKAAKKRQQALEDRAWAFKHVLALLCAVRAPSQYLLRDQAALEKRTNGYAFLLEREGVIDSSLARRVRATPLAIAVHARPTPARFVVAPERKAPNLIRNEVRRLLGTKDFYELDRLHLNVESTLDVKLQNATTALFDSLADADYVAAHGLMGPHLLESGDPSAVRYTLLLYESTPDGNLLRVHADNLERPLDLNRGVKLELGSTAKLRTLAHYLEVMASLHQGMSDLPEDVLQERMATAQDKLTMWAAGTLIDHPGVGLEDFLELAMDREYSANPGEWFFTGGGMHQFHNFDKSDNGRKLTVRQATVRSTNLVFIRLMRDLVKYHAARLPYDARTVLTDVRDPLRRQMIEEEADAEARAVVNIAYRDFQGKSEAQIVSRILGPDPPFRRMAMLYFAWHPGASADSLSRWLATLTGEPAIAADVSPRLKQAFGKPNLTMSDYGYLLDTHPLRLWCAGRLVAQPEMDREELMAHSEPSRREASAWLLGTRHRSAQDRRLRTRIERDAFARMAPSWRRLGFPFESLVPSYATAIGSSADRPTALADLMGIIVNDGLFRPVRCLERLRFATETPYYTALEAAPDSAQRVMPAEAARVLRGVLAQVVEEGTARRIRGVFAENGDTLVVGGKTGSGDNRYLTRSGRPSSMRHVSRTAAFTFYLGDRYFGVLTASVQGPQALQYGFTSSLPLSVLKLLAPAIEERLAAGHATQPPAATTAAPSGRMLANKTLRSTRE, encoded by the coding sequence TTGCCGAGCAGACATCTACTGGACTGGTATCAGGAACATCCAGTCGTTCGAGTCGCCACCTCACGCCGTGCCTGGCTTTCACTGGCCGGCGCGTCGTTCTTCGGGGTGTTGCTCTGGGCGGAGATCTCCACGTCCGCTCTCCAGGCCGAGCTTCTCGCCACGCTCAACTCCAACCTCTCTTATCGCATCGGTCCGGCCGCAAGCGCCGACGACGTGGTTCAGTTCCCGAGCCACGGTCCGCTCGACGAACGCCTCGGCTATACGCGTATCCCGAAATTCCGTAACACATTGGAGCGCGTCGGCTTCCACGTCATCGAGAGGGCCCGGGCGTCCAGTGCCCTGGTCGCGTTGACGCGAATGGGAATTGCGCCCCCCTATGCCGAGCCGGATACCGCCGGGTTCGTCATCGAAGGGGTCGGAAGGCAGCCGCTGTTTGCCGCCACCCCAGCGCCTCCGCGATTCGAGAGCTACGCCGAGATCCCGCCGCTGGTGGTCCACGCCCTGAGCTTCATCGAGGACCGCCGCATCGACGACCTCTCGGTCCCACGCCGCAATCCCGCCGTGGACTGGGCGCGACTGGGCAAGGCGATGCTCGTCCAGGGCGGTCGTTCGCTGGGGCTTCAGTTGCGGAACGAAGGCGGCAGCACGCTCGCGGTGCAGCTCGAGAAGTACCGTCATTCGCAGGAGGGCCTCACCTCATCGAGCGTCGACAAGCTCCAGCAGATCGTGGCCGCCAGCCTGCGCGCCTACCAGGACGGGACCGACACGCGCGAAGCGCGCCGGCGAATCGTGGTCGAGTACCTCAACACCATGCCGCTCGCGGCCGCGCCGGGGGTCGGGGAGATCCACGGCCTCAAGGATGGCCTGCGCGTGTGGTTCAACGCCGATCCGGAGGCGGTCTTCGAAGAGCTGAACAAGGAAACTCCTCCGGCATCGTCCGGCAAGAAGGCCGCGAAGAAGAGGCAGCAGGCGCTCGAGGATCGAGCCTGGGCCTTCAAGCACGTGCTGGCGCTCCTCTGCGCGGTGCGGGCTCCCAGCCAATACCTGCTCCGTGATCAAGCCGCTCTCGAGAAGCGGACGAACGGCTATGCCTTCCTGCTCGAGCGTGAGGGCGTGATCGACTCCAGCCTCGCCCGCCGGGTGCGCGCGACGCCGCTCGCGATCGCGGTGCATGCACGGCCGACTCCGGCTCGCTTCGTGGTCGCTCCCGAGAGAAAGGCGCCCAATCTGATCCGGAACGAGGTCAGGCGACTGCTCGGGACCAAGGACTTCTATGAGCTCGACCGACTGCACCTCAACGTCGAGAGCACCTTGGACGTGAAGCTCCAGAATGCGACCACCGCTCTGTTCGACAGCCTGGCCGACGCGGATTACGTGGCCGCCCACGGCCTGATGGGGCCGCATCTCCTCGAAAGCGGCGACCCTTCCGCGGTTCGCTACACGCTGCTCCTCTACGAGAGCACCCCCGACGGGAACCTGTTGCGCGTCCATGCCGACAACCTCGAGCGTCCGCTGGATCTCAACCGGGGCGTCAAGCTCGAGCTGGGGAGCACGGCCAAGCTGCGCACCCTGGCGCACTATCTCGAGGTGATGGCCTCGCTCCACCAGGGGATGTCCGATCTGCCGGAGGACGTCCTCCAGGAGAGAATGGCGACGGCGCAGGACAAGCTCACGATGTGGGCCGCGGGGACGCTGATCGACCATCCCGGCGTCGGCCTCGAGGATTTCCTGGAGCTGGCGATGGACCGCGAGTACTCGGCCAATCCTGGCGAGTGGTTCTTCACCGGCGGCGGCATGCACCAGTTCCACAACTTCGACAAGTCGGACAATGGCCGCAAGCTGACGGTGCGTCAGGCGACGGTGCGCTCGACCAACCTGGTGTTCATCCGATTGATGCGCGATCTGGTGAAGTACCACGCGGCTCGGCTGCCTTACGACGCCCGTACCGTGCTCACCGACGTTCGTGACCCGCTGCGCCGGCAGATGATCGAGGAGGAGGCCGACGCCGAGGCGCGCGCGGTGGTCAACATCGCCTATCGCGATTTCCAAGGGAAGAGCGAGGCGCAGATCGTGTCCCGCATTCTGGGGCCGGATCCACCGTTCCGCCGGATGGCGATGCTCTACTTCGCCTGGCACCCGGGCGCGAGCGCCGACTCGTTGAGTCGCTGGCTGGCGACGCTCACGGGTGAACCCGCGATCGCGGCCGACGTCTCGCCGCGGCTCAAGCAGGCCTTTGGCAAGCCGAACCTGACGATGTCGGACTACGGCTACCTGCTCGACACCCACCCACTCCGCCTGTGGTGCGCAGGCCGTCTCGTGGCACAGCCGGAGATGGATCGTGAAGAGCTGATGGCGCACAGCGAACCGTCGCGGCGCGAGGCCTCGGCGTGGCTGCTCGGCACCCGCCACCGCAGCGCCCAGGACCGCCGGCTCCGCACCCGCATCGAGCGCGATGCCTTCGCCCGCATGGCGCCTTCGTGGCGCCGGCTCGGCTTCCCGTTCGAGAGCCTCGTGCCTTCGTATGCCACGGCGATCGGCAGCTCGGCCGACCGCCCGACGGCCTTGGCGGACCTGATGGGAATCATCGTCAACGACGGGCTGTTCCGGCCGGTGCGCTGCCTGGAGCGGCTGCGGTTCGCCACCGAGACACCCTATTACACCGCGCTCGAAGCGGCGCCGGACTCGGCGCAGCGCGTGATGCCGGCCGAGGCCGCGCGAGTGCTGCGCGGAGTCCTGGCCCAGGTCGTCGAAGAGGGCACGGCGCGACGGATCCGCGGCGTGTTCGCGGAGAACGGCGATACGCTGGTAGTCGGCGGCAAGACCGGCTCGGGCGACAACCGCTATCTGACCCGCAGCGGGCGGCCGTCGTCCATGCGCCATGTGAGCCGCACGGCGGCGTTCACCTTCTATCTTGGCGACCGCTACTTCGGGGTGCTGACCGCGTCGGTCCAGGGTCCGCAGGCCCTGCAGTACGGCTTCACGAGCTCGCTGCCGCTCAGTGTGCTCAAGCTGCTGGCGCCGGCGATCGAAGAGCGTCTCGCCGCGGGTCACGCGACTCAGCCGCCGGCCGCGACCACGGCCGCCCCCTCCGGCCGGATGCTGGCGAACAAGACGTTGCGAAGCACCCGGGAGTAG
- a CDS encoding LytTR family DNA-binding domain-containing protein encodes MKALIVDDEPLARRELRRLLSAHGDVEVVGEAGGAAEAERALEALGPDLLFLDIQMPARTGLQLLESLDDAPQVVFTTAHDEHALRAFDLGALDYLLKPIAPVRLAQALDRVRQRLGAAMGSTLSMTRPLLVRDGQEAWLVTLSDVSVIEAAGNYVQLHFGERRPLLLHSLAALERRLDPDHFFRASRSMILNLDHVERFDTGIRLELIAHLRDGRTVAFSRRQSVEFRRKRGL; translated from the coding sequence ATGAAGGCCCTGATCGTCGACGACGAGCCGCTGGCGCGTCGGGAGCTCCGGCGGCTCCTGAGCGCGCACGGCGACGTCGAGGTGGTCGGCGAAGCCGGAGGCGCCGCCGAAGCCGAGCGGGCGCTGGAGGCCTTGGGGCCGGATCTCCTCTTCCTCGACATCCAGATGCCGGCCCGCACCGGCCTCCAGCTGCTGGAGTCTCTGGACGACGCCCCGCAGGTGGTGTTCACGACCGCCCACGACGAGCACGCGCTCCGCGCTTTCGACCTCGGGGCGCTCGACTACCTGCTCAAGCCGATCGCGCCCGTTCGCCTCGCCCAGGCGCTCGACCGCGTCAGACAGCGCCTGGGCGCCGCGATGGGATCCACGCTGTCGATGACCCGGCCGTTGCTGGTTCGCGACGGCCAGGAAGCCTGGCTCGTGACGCTGAGTGACGTATCGGTGATCGAGGCGGCGGGCAACTACGTGCAGCTCCACTTCGGCGAACGCCGGCCGCTGTTGCTGCACTCATTGGCCGCGCTCGAGCGACGGCTCGACCCGGATCACTTCTTCCGCGCCAGCCGCAGCATGATCCTCAACCTCGATCACGTCGAGCGCTTTGATACCGGCATCCGGCTCGAGCTGATCGCACATTTGCGCGATGGTCGCACGGTGGCGTTCTCGCGGCGCCAGTCGGTGGAGTTTCGACGAAAGCGAGGACTCTAG
- a CDS encoding histidine kinase produces MRPATLQRPGRAYLICQVAGWGAFGLVGVGMSRAFGFGNARMAITTMLGVVIGGLVSHLWRGFILRRRWLALDFGPLAPRLVAGVLVAALVTEIAVWMTGLYVTRAYTWKTSTPGVMFATTFNWIFTFILWTAIYVGIHWFFRWRDTEIQRLRLEVLAREAQLDALSAQLQPHFLFNAMNVLRALIAENPERARDLVTELSELMRYALQAGRRERVKLDEELTVVESYLRVESARFEERLRWRIDADAQVRDQLLPPMLLQMLVENAVKHGIAVSDQGGEVVVSARQSNGAMSLAVTNPGRMGGAGGTRIGLANAQERLRLLYGERATLKLTAENGMVTAAVTLPAEPPA; encoded by the coding sequence ATGAGACCGGCCACCCTCCAGCGTCCCGGCCGCGCCTACCTGATCTGTCAGGTGGCCGGCTGGGGCGCGTTCGGCCTCGTGGGCGTGGGCATGTCCCGCGCCTTCGGCTTCGGCAACGCGCGGATGGCGATCACGACGATGCTGGGCGTCGTGATCGGCGGGCTGGTCTCGCATCTGTGGCGCGGATTCATCCTGCGGCGCCGCTGGCTCGCGCTCGACTTCGGCCCTCTGGCGCCGCGTCTCGTGGCGGGCGTCCTGGTGGCCGCCCTGGTGACCGAGATCGCGGTGTGGATGACGGGCCTCTACGTGACCCGAGCCTACACCTGGAAGACCAGCACGCCCGGGGTGATGTTCGCCACCACGTTCAACTGGATCTTCACGTTCATCCTGTGGACCGCGATCTACGTGGGCATCCACTGGTTCTTCCGCTGGCGGGACACCGAGATCCAGCGGCTGCGCCTCGAAGTGCTCGCGCGTGAGGCCCAGCTCGACGCGCTCTCGGCTCAGCTCCAGCCTCACTTCCTGTTCAACGCCATGAACGTGCTGCGCGCGCTCATCGCCGAGAATCCGGAGCGAGCGCGGGACCTGGTCACCGAGCTGTCGGAGCTGATGCGCTACGCGCTCCAGGCCGGGCGGAGGGAGCGGGTGAAGCTCGACGAAGAGCTGACCGTGGTCGAGAGCTATCTGCGCGTCGAGTCTGCCCGATTCGAGGAGCGGCTGCGCTGGCGCATCGACGCGGATGCCCAGGTGCGCGACCAACTGCTTCCGCCGATGCTCCTGCAGATGCTGGTCGAAAACGCGGTCAAGCACGGGATCGCGGTCAGCGACCAGGGAGGCGAGGTGGTGGTGTCCGCCCGCCAGTCGAACGGTGCGATGAGCCTGGCGGTCACGAATCCGGGGCGGATGGGCGGCGCCGGCGGCACCCGCATCGGGCTTGCCAACGCCCAGGAGCGGCTGCGCCTTCTGTATGGCGAACGCGCCACGCTGAAGCTCACGGCCGAGAACGGCATGGTGACGGCGGCGGTGACGCTTCCCGCGGAGCCGCCGGCATGA
- a CDS encoding alpha/beta hydrolase — translation MRPVPRNRLASAATLSALTLGLSVMAHAAAPPESNSAASIRYESPVLHVEVTGKGPAMILIPGLTCPADVWRETVARFSGRYQCHAVTLGGFGGKPRFEGPFLDSARDSLIAYVRARHLRRPVIVGHSLGGVLALEMAAAAPDAIGPLVIIDALPFLGGAGDTTATAESARQAMEPMWKRMRSQTQEAYAAYQRQAPYLKSMVAPGKGYERVVEWATASDGIAVADAMYDLSSRDLRARLQDVRSPLLVLGSWYGMRAFTTREAVEATFRRQYAQAPQWTLAVADTARHFIMLDSPDWMYAQMDAFLGGGAAGAVKAASASAR, via the coding sequence ATGAGACCGGTTCCACGCAACAGACTCGCGTCGGCGGCGACGCTGAGCGCTCTCACCCTCGGGCTGTCCGTGATGGCCCATGCTGCCGCTCCACCAGAGTCCAATTCAGCGGCTTCAATCCGCTACGAGAGCCCGGTGCTGCACGTCGAGGTGACGGGGAAGGGCCCGGCCATGATCCTCATCCCGGGGCTCACCTGCCCGGCCGACGTATGGCGTGAGACCGTGGCGCGGTTCTCGGGGCGATACCAGTGCCACGCGGTGACGCTCGGAGGATTCGGCGGAAAGCCGCGCTTCGAAGGACCGTTCCTCGACAGCGCCCGTGATTCTCTGATCGCGTACGTGCGAGCCCGCCACCTGCGGCGCCCCGTCATCGTCGGTCACTCGCTCGGCGGCGTGCTCGCGCTCGAGATGGCGGCGGCGGCGCCCGACGCGATCGGGCCGCTGGTGATCATCGATGCGCTGCCGTTCCTGGGTGGAGCGGGCGACACCACGGCCACCGCGGAGTCGGCGCGTCAGGCCATGGAGCCCATGTGGAAGAGGATGCGCAGCCAGACGCAGGAAGCGTACGCCGCGTACCAGCGTCAGGCGCCCTATCTCAAGTCGATGGTGGCGCCCGGAAAGGGCTACGAACGGGTGGTCGAGTGGGCCACCGCGTCTGACGGAATCGCGGTGGCGGATGCCATGTACGACCTCAGCTCGCGAGACCTGCGGGCGAGGCTGCAAGACGTGCGCTCGCCGCTGCTCGTGCTGGGATCGTGGTACGGGATGAGAGCGTTCACGACGCGCGAGGCGGTGGAGGCCACGTTCCGCAGGCAGTATGCTCAGGCGCCGCAGTGGACGCTGGCCGTCGCGGATACGGCGAGGCACTTCATCATGCTCGACTCACCCGACTGGATGTACGCGCAGATGGATGCCTTTCTCGGCGGCGGCGCCGCCGGGGCGGTGAAGGCCGCGAGCGCGAGCGCCCGATGA